CGTCACAAGAGGAGGAAGACGACGAGGAGGACGAGGATGAACTTTGAGTCCGTCCCCCCGCACCACGAGATACCCACCCCGATCATCGTGACATCATCAGGGCCGATCATCGCGTCCAACGCGTCACGGGGCAGTCGTGCCGTCGCGCACTACCTATCCGCCAACCTCGCCCCCGGTGTCAGCCGCAGCGCGAGCGCGGGCCGTCTCGACCTGGCGGCGCTTGTGCTAACCGTCAGCATGGCCGGTGCGGCGCACGGCGCTGAGGCGGTCAACGCTGCCCGCCAGGCGCTCGATGATGGCCGCGCCGGCTTAGAGCCCGACGGTGTTGCGAGCTCTGCCCTGGCCGCCGCATGGGCTGCAGCCGGCAGCCGCGAGCCCGGCAGCGTTGCCCGCGTCTATCCGTGGGGTGCTGTGACGGCTGCTGACGTGTTGACGCTTGGCGCAGCGCTCGCCGCTGTCTATGCGCCGGCGACGGTATCGGCCATCCTGTCGGCCGTGCGCAGCGTTCTGCGGCTGGCGGTTGCGTTCGATGAGGCTGACACCGCGACGGCCACGGCGGCGGCAGCTATAAGGCGCCCGCGCGATGGGCGCACCGAACCGACGCCGCGCCGCTCGACGGTGCATGCGGGAGATCCGGCTACGCTGGCGGCGCTCTGGTGCGCCGTTGACACTGACACCATGCCGACGCGCCGCGCGCGTGACCGGGCGCTGTTGGCGCTCCTCTATGGCGCCGGGTTGCGGCGCGCTGAGGCGGCTAGCGTGACGGTTGCCGACGTCGTCGCAGACATCGGCGCCAGCGCCGTCACGGTGACGCGGGGCAAGGGGGGCAGGGCGCGCATGGTTCCGGTTGCGGCTTGGGCTTCGGCAGCGCTCGCGGAGTGGCGAGC
The nucleotide sequence above comes from Candidatus Avedoeria danica. Encoded proteins:
- a CDS encoding tyrosine-type recombinase/integrase → MAGAAHGAEAVNAARQALDDGRAGLEPDGVASSALAAAWAAAGSREPGSVARVYPWGAVTAADVLTLGAALAAVYAPATVSAILSAVRSVLRLAVAFDEADTATATAAAAIRRPRDGRTEPTPRRSTVHAGDPATLAALWCAVDTDTMPTRRARDRALLALLYGAGLRRAEAASVTVADVVADIGASAVTVTRGKGGRARMVPVAAWASAALAEWRAVRRQELDDAAAGGAFLLSVNRYGHAVALPLTGHAIGAAIGRVAAAAGVPVVPHDAPRVRVGGHYRRRRRSICGRLPRRPCQRGDDGAIRSPAGSSGGGYRGCHPGTAGVALTQVGSGHSSRPRGPPSAAQAASRHRLRPS